The Ketogulonicigenium robustum nucleotide sequence GGAATGCCAGCTTCGCCCGGCGATCGCCAATAAGTCTTCCAGCCCGGGGCCAGTGTAATCTGGACGCCTGCAATCTGCGTGCCGCGGTCTGTCCGCCATCCGGGTAGGATGCGCATATCCACGACATCTGCCAGATCATCGGCATGCGCGGGCGGGGCCATGGCAAAGCTGGCGGCCATGGGCAAAAGGCTGAATGCGGCAAGGGCGATAAGTTTTTTCGGCGTCATGGCGCTTGTGTGCGGCAATTGCGCGCGCAAGAAAAGTCACTTTGACGCGAAACGACTGAAATCTGGCTATTGCGCCCCAGCGTCTGCGATCACATCTTCAAGGGTATGGAAAAGATCGAAAGAAGCCTGACCGGAAAGTTCCTGATCGCCATGCCCGACATGGCTGACGAGCGTTTTCGCCAGAGCTTGGTCTATATTTGCGCCCATGGTGATGATGGCGCGCTCGGCCTGATCATCAACAAACCCGCCGATGGGCTGCAGCTGAATGCGGTGATGACCCATATGGGCATTGATGTGCATACCGATGTGGCCGCCAGCAATGGCCGCGCGCTAATGCGTTTTGGCGGGCCGGTCGAGCCTGGCCGCGGTTTCGTGCTGCACGGCCCCGATTACGAGGCCCCCGAGGGCACCGTCACCGTCAGCGAAGTGATCCGCATGACATCCTCGCGGGATATTCTGGAACAGGTGGCTGTCGGGAACGGCCCGCGCCGCGCGGCCTATTTTCTGGGGTATTCCGGCTGGGATACGGGCCAGTTGGAGGCTGAAATTGCCGATAACGGCTGGCTTGTTGCGCAATCGCCGACGGATCTCATCTTTTCCGACGATTACGACGCCAAATGGGCGCGCGCCCCTGCGTGCCTTGGGGGTCGAGCCTGCGTTGCTATCGGGCAGCGGCGGGTCGGCTTAGCCGTTCTGCCGCCCGAATGCGTCCAGCAGGCGGCCCCGCGCGGCAGGCAGCGGCTTGCCGTCGTGCAGGCGGTTTTGCAAGAACCATCCCGTTGTGGTCAGCGCCGTGATGATTTCATCACGCGGCGCGTCGCCTTCACCGCGCATGACGGCGGGCAGCGGCAATAGGCGGTCGGCCCAATCGCCCGCGCCCGTCCCGCTAACGGCGCGGCCCGATTTGGGCGAGACATAGCACAAATCCGCCGTCGCCCCCGTGACGGCGCAGCGCGACAGGTCAAGGCCAAACCCGGTCTCGCGTAGCAACGACATTTCCCACTGCAGATAGGCGAGGGGCCAGAAATGCGCCCAATCGGGTTGGCCGATCAAGTCCAGCAGCGCGACGCTTTGGGTGAAAAGGGCCGGGTAGGGCAGCCGTTCGGGCAGCGTATCGGCAAGCAGGGCGGTGACAGCCGCACCGGCGGCCAGCGACAGGCGACTTTCCATGATGGCGGCTGCGCGGCTGCGCAGCGGTTCGACCTGTAATGTGCCAAGCTGGTTTTGCAATCTGGCCCGCCAGCGCAGCGAAAGCTGGTTTCCCACGCTCAGCATCGGCTTTTTACGCGTGCTAGCCCCGCCGCGCACAACCCCGCCGACGACGCCATGCACCTGCGTGAACGCGTGAATGATCATCGACGATTCGCCGTGATGGCGTGCGTCCAGCAGCAGCCCCTCGTCTTCCCAATCGATCATGCGCACCCCGTTTTACGTAATGTGCCACGCCAGCACGCGCGCGCCAAGCGGTGCCGGTTGCGGCAAGCGTGGGCGCGGTCTATCACCAAGGAGCCCCATAGGCAGGCCGATAAAAGGAGAGAGACGATGTCCGATGAAACCCGCTTGGCCGCATTACGCGCCAGCATGGCGCAGGCCCAGATTGATCTGCTGGTGCTGGGGCCGGGGTCGAATATGCACTGGGTTTTGGGCTTTCACACCCACCCGGACGAACGCCCCTGCCTGCTGATGGTCACCGCTACGGGGATCGGCATGGTGATGCCCGCCCTGAACGCCGAGGAGGCCCGCAAGCACGACGCCGCCCTGACCCTGTGGACATGGAGCGACGCCGAAGGCCCGCAGGCCGCACTGGATCAGGCCATCGCGGCGCTGGGCGCTGGCACAGCGCGCAAGGTTGCGGTGGATGATGCCATGCGGACCGATTTTTCGCTGCTGGTCTTGGATGCAATCCCGCAAGCAGGCCATGCCTTCGCCTCGGTCGTGATGACCCCGCTGCGGATGCGCAAAGATGCAGCCGAGTTCGAATTGCTACGCGAAAACGCCGCCATCGCCGACCGCGCGATGCAGGCGGCCTATGCCGCCGTCAAGCCTGGCATGACCGAGGCCGATCTAGCCGCCGTCATCCGCAACAGCTTTATCAGCGAAGGCGCACAGCCGATGTTCTCGATCGTTGGCGCGAATGAAAACGGGGCCTTCCCGCACCATTCGACATCGGGCCGCGTTTTGCAGGCGGGCGATGCCATCGTGGTTGATATTGGCGCCGCCAAAGATGCGTTCTCGTCGGATATGACGCGAATGGTCGTCATCGGCACACCAGACGCCGAATATGATGCCGTGCATGCCGTGGTTGAGGCCGCCGTACAAGCCGCTGTTGCCGCAGCGCAGCCCGGTGTGCCTGCCAAGGTTGTCGATCTGGCCGCGCGCGGCGTGATCGAGGCGGCGGGTTACGGTGAATACTTCGTCCACCGGACCGGCCACGGTCTTGGCCTTGATGGTCACGAGGGGCCCTACATCACATCGACATCTGAAACGGTGCTGGATGTCGGCATGGTGTTTTCGATCGAACCCGGAATCTACCTGCCCGGCCGTTTCGGCATCCGGCTGGAGGAGCTGGTCATCCTTCACGCAGACGGGGTCGAGATCCTGTCCAAGCTGCCGCGTGATGCGGTCCGTGTCTGAGGCGCGCGTCTGATTAATCGGCCAGACCATCTTCGGCCAGCAGATGCCGGCCAAGGCGGTCTTCGACCTCGATCACCCATAGATCGGGGTCGAATGAGCGCTGGCGGGCGATGGCAGCG carries:
- the recO gene encoding DNA repair protein RecO — its product is MDWEDEGLLLDARHHGESSMIIHAFTQVHGVVGGVVRGGASTRKKPMLSVGNQLSLRWRARLQNQLGTLQVEPLRSRAAAIMESRLSLAAGAAVTALLADTLPERLPYPALFTQSVALLDLIGQPDWAHFWPLAYLQWEMSLLRETGFGLDLSRCAVTGATADLCYVSPKSGRAVSGTGAGDWADRLLPLPAVMRGEGDAPRDEIITALTTTGWFLQNRLHDGKPLPAARGRLLDAFGRQNG
- a CDS encoding M24 family metallopeptidase, with protein sequence MSDETRLAALRASMAQAQIDLLVLGPGSNMHWVLGFHTHPDERPCLLMVTATGIGMVMPALNAEEARKHDAALTLWTWSDAEGPQAALDQAIAALGAGTARKVAVDDAMRTDFSLLVLDAIPQAGHAFASVVMTPLRMRKDAAEFELLRENAAIADRAMQAAYAAVKPGMTEADLAAVIRNSFISEGAQPMFSIVGANENGAFPHHSTSGRVLQAGDAIVVDIGAAKDAFSSDMTRMVVIGTPDAEYDAVHAVVEAAVQAAVAAAQPGVPAKVVDLAARGVIEAAGYGEYFVHRTGHGLGLDGHEGPYITSTSETVLDVGMVFSIEPGIYLPGRFGIRLEELVILHADGVEILSKLPRDAVRV